The nucleotide window GTGGCCTGCAGCGCCGACCTCGCACTGGCGCGCACCGCCAACTGGTTGCACAACGTCCACGACCTGATCGGCGACGCGTCCGACGCACCGGGCCAGAACACGCCGCGTTCGGAACTCGGCGCCTTTCTGATGACCACCCAATCGCCGTTCGGCACGCTCGAGTCACTCGCCCCGCCGCTGACCCTGTCACGCACACCCTGGCGGTGGCGCGCACCTCAACCGCTCGGCAGCCACGCGCCGGTCTGGCCGACGTGACACCGACGCTCTGGGGCAGACCCAACGCGCACAATGTGATGAAAGTGGACTGCACACTGCAGGCACTCGGCATCGACTACACGCGGGTGGACATCGGCAGCCAGCCGGGCGACCTCGACACCCCTGACTTTCGGGCCTTGAACCCGCTCGGTCGTATACCGGTGTTGCAAATCGACGGCCTCGTGCTGCGCGAGTCGCACACCATCTGCCGTTACCTCGCCGCGCGACCGGGGACCGACCCGTCGTGGTGGCCCGCCGACAACGCTGCGCAGGCGGCGATCAACACCTGGTTGGACTGGGAACTCTCAAGCTGGGAACCCGCGTTCATGGCACTGTTCTGGGGTTTCTACCGGTGCCCGCCGGAAAAACACCGGCCCGAGGCGATCGAGGACGCCGCCGCGCGCTGCCGCGACTGTGTGGCGGAGTTGGACCGCGCACTTGCCGTGGCGACCTGGCTGACGGGTCCAACCCCGTCGCTGGCAGACCTCTGTTGCAGCATGGGCCTGCACCGCTACCGGCACATGGGTTACCCCGTGACCCTGCCCGACCACGTTGCGCGTTGGTACGAGCAACTGGCCGCGCTGCCTGCGTGGCAAGCCACCGCAATGGCGTCGTTCGCGGGGCTGCGTGGCCGCGAATCCTACTGAGGCGTAGCCGCGCGGTGCGGGTTACTGGACGCGGACAGGGAAGGCCATCTGGTAGCAGTCGACCAGGTTGTTGGCGAGACCGCCGTTCGCCCAGCAGGCCGAGAAGTAGTAGTCGGTACCGGTGTCCCAGGTGGCCGCGTCGAAGGTGGCGCGCCACACGGTGTCACCCGCGTCGACGTTGAAGAATCCGATCTGCGTTGCCGTGTCGTCGCGGTCCAGCGATTCGCTGCGGTAGACCGCGACGCTGTAGGTCGCGGTCGCCGCGTCGTTGAAGCTGAGCGTCTGGCCGAGCGAGACGGGCTTGGCGCCGCTGGCGTCGGCGGCCACTGTCCGGCGGTCGACCACCAGCGCACCCGGCACCAGGCCGCTGAGGTTCAGCGACGCGCGCACATTGACCTCGTGGGTCGCACACTCTGTGGCGTCGCCGCTTTCGAGGCGCGCATTACACACGCCGATGAAGTACCGCCCGGGCGTCCAACCCCCGGTGGCCACCGGCACCAGTTCGCTGCGGCTGCCGCCGGCGCTGACATCCGCCACCGCATAGCGGCCGAGGTGGGTGTCCGCGGCGCTCAGGCTGTCGTCAACCGAGCGGTAGACGTGCACTTCGCCGAAACGCGCCGTGTCATCCCCGCTGTTCTGCAGCGCGGCGTTGAGCTTGATCACCTCGCCCACCGTGTACTGGTTGTCGGCGTCCTGGGACGAGACCCCGTCGAGCGTCAGGCTCGAACTGGGTGAGTCGCACGCACTGAGGCCAAGCGCCACGGCAGCAATCGCGGAATAACGGGCTGTACGGTTCATCTGTCAAATTTCCAACGTCGCGGAGTCGGTGCAGTGACAGCGCGCAAGTTGTATTCCAACCCACGGAAAAACCTGAGAACATCGACGGCAGCCCGCCCTCACAGGCACCCGATTGAGCCGGTATGCGCCCGAACATTGTCCTGATCCTGGTCGACGACATGGGCTTCTCCGACCTCGGCATCACCGGCTCGGAAATCCGCACACCGCACATCGACCAACTGGCCCGCGACGGCGCGTTGATGAGCGCGATGTACAACTGTGGCCGATGCTGCCCGACCCGCGCCTCGCTCCTGACCGGCCAACACCCACACAGCGCGGGCATCGGTCACATGGGCGCGCACCTCGGCACCGAGGCCTACCAGGGCTACCTGCGGTCCGACTGTGCCACCGTCGCCGAAACCCTGGGCGCCGCCGGCTACCGCACCTGCCTTGCCGGCAAGTGGCACGTCGCCGGCGACTTCCCGGCGCGTGACACGCGCAACTGGCGCATCGGCGAACCGGGGCACCCGATGCCCCGTCAGCGCGGCTTCGACCGCTTCTACGGCATCGTCGACGGCGCCACGCACTTCTACTCGCCGCACTACCTCGTCGACGACGAAACGCGCGTGCCGGCGCTCGACGACGGCTTCTATTTCACCGACGCCATCACCGACAAGGCGATCGACTGGCTCTCCGAGCCCGGCGCGGACGCACCGTTCTTTCTCTACCTCGCACACGCGGCACCGCACTGGCCACTGCACGCACCACCCGAGGACATCGCCCGTTACGAGGGCGTCTACAACGTGGGGTGGGACGCCATCCGCACGGCCCGGCACGAAACCCTGAACAGCCTCGGCGTGCTGGAACGCAACTGGGACATCAGCCCGCGGGACGCGGACGTACCACCCTGGGAGGCCGAGCCGCACCCGGACTGGCAAGCGGCGAAGATGGCGACCTACGCCGCCATGGTCGACCGCCTGGACCAGTCCGTCGGTCGGCTGGTCGCCGAGCTGAAAGCGCATGGACAGTTCGACAACACGCTGATCCTGTTTCTCTCGGACAACGGCGGCTGTGCGGAATTCATGGCCGAAGACGGCTGGGCCCGGTACTTCCCCGATACCACACACGACGGCCGCCACATCACCCTTGGCAACGTGCCAGGCCTGCATCCCGGAGATGCCCTCACCTACCAGAGTTACGACAAG belongs to Pseudomonadota bacterium and includes:
- a CDS encoding glutathione S-transferase family protein: MTPTLWGRPNAHNVMKVDCTLQALGIDYTRVDIGSQPGDLDTPDFRALNPLGRIPVLQIDGLVLRESHTICRYLAARPGTDPSWWPADNAAQAAINTWLDWELSSWEPAFMALFWGFYRCPPEKHRPEAIEDAAARCRDCVAELDRALAVATWLTGPTPSLADLCCSMGLHRYRHMGYPVTLPDHVARWYEQLAALPAWQATAMASFAGLRGRESY
- a CDS encoding arylsulfatase is translated as MRPNIVLILVDDMGFSDLGITGSEIRTPHIDQLARDGALMSAMYNCGRCCPTRASLLTGQHPHSAGIGHMGAHLGTEAYQGYLRSDCATVAETLGAAGYRTCLAGKWHVAGDFPARDTRNWRIGEPGHPMPRQRGFDRFYGIVDGATHFYSPHYLVDDETRVPALDDGFYFTDAITDKAIDWLSEPGADAPFFLYLAHAAPHWPLHAPPEDIARYEGVYNVGWDAIRTARHETLNSLGVLERNWDISPRDADVPPWEAEPHPDWQAAKMATYAAMVDRLDQSVGRLVAELKAHGQFDNTLILFLSDNGGCAEFMAEDGWARYFPDTTHDGRHITLGNVPGLHPGDALTYQSYDKPWANVSNAPFRRFKHHVHEGGIATPLIAHWPGHIHPGTVAHQPAHVMDILPTLLEATGSAPLTEVNGQAARPLEGESFLPCLLGRCWARAQPLFFEHEGNAAVRTGHFKLVRQHGQPWELYDMAVDRTELTDLAGQLGARERALQADYARWADANAVLDWSVALPRLLNAWGLSSVDG